A genomic window from Sphingobacterium spiritivorum includes:
- a CDS encoding aminoglycoside 6-adenylyltransferase produces the protein MIIAFGKTDSRIRAILLNGSRANPAVKPDKFQDYDIVFIVNEPDSFRKDHTWIDTFGERIIMQLPDAMSYITDESGQDAQSFAYLMLFADFNRIDLTLFPVSGLDTYQQDSLTVVWLDKDGLFEGIADSSESDYFIDKPAEQEFAETCNEFWWVSTYVVKGLYRKEITYAKEVFDMHIRPMFMNVVAWKIGTEHNFEVTFGKSGKNMQRYLSKENYERILQTYADHSIAANWKALFLITELFAAFSMEVAERLALSLDISQQQNVMQYIHTQYELFQTEEL, from the coding sequence ATGATCATAGCATTCGGGAAAACTGATTCGCGTATCCGCGCTATCCTTTTGAACGGATCAAGGGCAAACCCAGCTGTTAAACCGGACAAGTTTCAGGATTATGATATCGTCTTTATCGTGAACGAACCGGACAGTTTCAGGAAGGATCACACATGGATCGATACCTTCGGAGAGCGGATTATTATGCAGCTCCCCGATGCGATGTCTTACATTACAGATGAATCCGGGCAAGATGCTCAATCCTTTGCTTATCTTATGCTGTTTGCAGATTTCAACCGTATTGATCTTACATTATTTCCCGTCTCAGGACTGGATACCTATCAACAGGATAGCCTTACAGTCGTATGGTTAGATAAAGACGGGCTATTTGAAGGCATAGCTGACAGCAGCGAAAGTGACTATTTTATTGACAAACCTGCAGAACAGGAATTTGCTGAAACCTGTAACGAATTCTGGTGGGTCAGTACCTATGTCGTAAAGGGACTTTACCGAAAGGAAATAACCTATGCCAAAGAAGTATTTGACATGCATATCAGGCCCATGTTTATGAATGTCGTCGCATGGAAAATCGGAACGGAACATAATTTTGAAGTTACATTCGGCAAATCAGGAAAAAATATGCAGCGTTACCTTTCGAAAGAGAATTATGAACGCATATTACAGACGTATGCGGATCATAGTATAGCAGCAAACTGGAAAGCACTATTTCTGATAACAGAACTTTTTGCAGCATTTTCAATGGAAGTCGCAGAAAGATTAGCTTTGTCCTTAGATATCAGCCAGCAACAAAATGTCATGCAATATATACATACACAGTATGAATTATTCCAAACAGAAGAATTGTAA
- a CDS encoding bifunctional helix-turn-helix transcriptional regulator/GNAT family N-acetyltransferase, protein MEFFNKTGKMALGSRLRLLTAKVTEDAAKVYELYNMAFSPKWFPVFFMLAEEGEKTISEIANEIGHSQPSVTKIIREMGVAGLIADNLDSDDKRRNVVGLTEQGKELSKKISVQYKDVEAAVESVMKEARHDLWAAIEEWEVLLEQKSLLRRVQEQRKIRESKAVQIVRYEPKYQSVFKSLNEEWISRYFEMEETDYKALDNPQEYILDKGGAIFVALYNGEPLGVCALIRMNDAEYDYEMAKMAVSPAAQGKNIGLLLGQEIVKEARNLGAASIYLESNTILEPAINLYYKLGFEKIIGHATPYKRCNIQMALVLNKDK, encoded by the coding sequence ATGGAATTTTTTAATAAAACAGGAAAGATGGCCTTAGGGAGCAGGCTACGATTGCTGACCGCTAAAGTAACGGAAGATGCCGCTAAGGTGTATGAACTTTATAATATGGCTTTTTCACCCAAATGGTTTCCCGTATTTTTTATGTTGGCGGAAGAAGGAGAAAAGACTATTTCAGAGATTGCTAATGAAATCGGACATTCTCAACCCTCTGTTACCAAAATTATACGCGAGATGGGCGTTGCAGGTCTGATTGCGGATAATCTGGATTCGGATGATAAGCGTCGTAACGTGGTAGGACTGACAGAGCAGGGAAAAGAACTTTCGAAGAAGATCAGTGTGCAATACAAGGATGTCGAAGCTGCCGTAGAAAGTGTGATGAAGGAAGCCAGACATGATCTCTGGGCTGCGATTGAAGAGTGGGAAGTATTGTTAGAGCAGAAATCGTTGTTGAGACGGGTACAGGAGCAGCGCAAAATCCGCGAGAGTAAAGCGGTACAGATTGTAAGGTATGAGCCGAAGTACCAGTCTGTCTTTAAATCTCTTAATGAGGAATGGATTTCCAGGTATTTTGAAATGGAAGAAACCGATTATAAAGCGCTGGATAATCCGCAGGAATACATTCTGGACAAGGGAGGAGCTATATTTGTAGCGCTTTATAATGGAGAGCCTCTGGGTGTATGTGCATTGATCAGAATGAATGATGCTGAATACGATTACGAAATGGCAAAAATGGCTGTTTCACCTGCAGCGCAAGGAAAAAATATTGGTTTATTACTGGGGCAGGAAATTGTTAAAGAAGCGAGGAATCTGGGAGCTGCCAGTATTTATCTGGAAAGTAATACAATTCTCGAACCGGCAATCAATCTGTATTACAAATTAGGATTTGAAAAAATTATCGGACATGCTACCCCTTACAAGCGGTGTAATATACAAATGGCGCTGGTTCTGAATAAGGATAAATAG